Proteins encoded by one window of Nasonia vitripennis strain AsymCx chromosome 5, Nvit_psr_1.1, whole genome shotgun sequence:
- the LOC100118811 gene encoding neurofibromin isoform X2 — MGTQKPGEWANSLIARFEDQLPCRAGPQTTHSRLNEEKNKRCLILISRHRFSLVISGLTNILKRVNEMVPSGVGGQRSFQCSDHDRHRYESIIIVLDTLESCLANQPKDTTKYDEAMNVKLLLREICQFIDIPNDSPQNAHLKNLASKVLFALSLNFFSAVFNRISARLQELSVCIEENPDYSDIELIQHINVDVDRLTKLLTEINQKFRQLKKSAHFVLMSSLEKAVWNWMDTYPQEFADLQKNPNDELVKACGELFDILDTFADNKKGRVAAVWPLQIMLLILTPKVLEEIVNADMGAPYSPEHKKKKCFIDSVKKGLVAHGGSNRQLVEAAALTCVKLCKASTYVSNLDSNNVIFTLVQHVIHDLISLLFNPNKPFSRGQSNVAQDIDLMIDCFVSVFRIMPHNNEVFKVCLNLNSPSTYQFVLISSLYKIVSQPRLPWWQQIDLVYSRSAELRNMFTDTLNKVSQSYISHTPLRMIQSFTLKGKEQSKYKDRGEEVTSYRNLLLWMVRLIHADPMLMLNNQGKAGHEIQSSTLELINGLVSLVHQPTMPDIAHEAMEALLVLHHPDKIKAWNPEAPINTFWDVSSQVLFSISQKLIQHQIVNYTDILKWLREILICRNIFLSQNKDCANVGSQIAICKQAHIKLEVVFFMYLWSIDMEAVLVAMSCFSLLCEEAEIRCGSDEVAVTCLLPNYLLYVELAQASTVLTTASGESRICYHENNHGRAALQKRIMALLRKIEHCVNGVQPAWEETFRNWEQTCRQLTNYPKTKAEDGQVESFHRSAGKRRASHQNSEHELEEQINEWANMTGFLCALGGICLQRRSPNRPLSGLPLNPEPKKGSGKQQHQQQSDNVSCLSNSSQEVQYCPVTQFVFNLLRLLICNNEKFGPQIQKHVKELVGHEMSPALYPILFDQIKSIVEKFFDQQGQVILMDVNTQFIEHTIFIMKNVLDSKIDQLSEYLVMTSIEGMTLAIVRYVRHLDMTVHAIHIKTKLCQLVEVMMKRRDDLAFRQEMKFRNKLVEYLTDWVMGTTHPIAPPGGSDSTLITSIYFRELDQACMEAVGALLRGLPLQPEESDRGDLMEAKSQLFLKYFTLFMNLLNDCNDAAAEEKEVVSRQRLTTGKLSTLRNATIQAMSNLLSANIDSGLMHSIDLGYNRDLQTRAAFMEVLTKILQQGTEFDTLAETVLADRFEQLVQLVTMISDKGELPIAMALANVVTTNQMDELARVFVTLFDAKHLLSPLLWNMFYREVEVSDCMQTLFRGNSLGSKIMAFCFKIYGASYLQSLLEPLITPLLSDPMTSFEVDSARIDVNEDIEQNGRNLIALTQKVFDAIVSSAERFPPQLRSMCHCLYQVLSKRFPQYPQNNIGAVGTVIFLRFINPAIVSPQEMGIVNKPVPPPVKRGLMLMSKILQNIANHVEFSKEQHMLPFNDFLRAHFEIARRFFIQIASDCETVDQANHPMSFVSDANVLALHRLLWNHQERIGDYLSSSRDHKAVGRRPFDKMATLLAYLGPPEHKPVDSHLLFSSSYARWSSIDMSSTNFEEIMVKHNMHEKDEFKNIKSLNIFYQAGTSKLGYPVFYYIARRYKIGESNGDLLIYHVILTLKPFCHSPFELVIDFTHTCSDNRFRTEFLQKWFYVLPEVAYENIHAAYIYNCNSWVREYTKYHDRILAPLKGNRKVFFVDGPGRFKDHIELDQQRLPGATLSLDEDLKVFTSALKLSHKDTKVSIKVGPTAIQITSAEKCKVLSHSVLLNDVYYASEIEEVCLVDDNQFTLTISNEAGPLSFIHNDCDSIVQAIIHIRNRWELSQPDSMSVHPKIRPKDVPGTLLNMALLNLGSSDPNLRTAAYNQLCALTATFDLKIEGQLLETSGLCIPSNNTIFIKHLSETLAANDPHLTLEFLEECIQGFRVSTIELKHLCLEYMTPWLNNLVRFYKPSDEGGKRQKQVTQILEKLITLTIEEVEMYPSIQAKIWSTIGRLPDLIDTVLDNFIQRSVRYGFGSPMVEIMADTAVALASGNVQLVAKKVISRLCRVVDKTCTSPTPLLEQHAMWDDIAILARYLLMLSFNNCLDVGKHLPYLFHTVTFLVCSGSLSMRASTHGLVINIIHSLCTCSSPSFSEDTYRVLRMSLDEFSLPKFYLLFGISKVKSAAVTAFRSSYRHSNEKWFGNERSIVASQDRERLSLTSLEVITDALLEIMEACMRDIPKCDWLRTWTSLAKSFAFCFNPALQPRALIVFGCISKSITDQDIKQLLRILVKALESFNDITLLESIVMCLTRLQPLLRPESPIHRYLFWVATSVLQLDEASLYASGLALLEQNLHTLDSQGTFDDKTLECVMMSTRDPLEWHFKQLDHAVGLSFKSKFHFALVGHLLKGYRHPTPTTVTRTTRVLTMLLAIVAKPLRRDKFEVTPESVAYLAALVSISEEVRSRCHIRHSLSRSIGESGSSDFLDTLDSHCVEISASTSNPVNRRQKSFDLLDQTAISQAKLRAYYPPHHQTGRILFKTQRSFSMPSTKEAKANDELEAKNRSARVSVSNENNVLLDPDVLTDFSTQTLVLTVLATLVKYSTDEKETRILYEYLAEASVVFPKVFPVIHNLLDAKINSVLTSCHDQAILNSVQAIIQNMIACEDTSQQQLHYLQSCGFGGLWRFAGPYTKCNRTAESAELFVNCLEAMVETCLPVEESESASQSEVSSDPAKRESTSDSSKTSSLSDAKARNLSEESSSSSSFDRKDHPAERQMDKPDTNKAASTISSGSSHP, encoded by the exons ATGGGCACGCAGAAGCCCGGCGAGTGGGCCAATTCGCTGATTGCGCGATTCGAGGACCAG CTACCATGCCGGGCCGGTCCGCAAACTACGCACTCGCGGCTGAACGAGGAGAAGAACAAAAGATGCCTGATCCTGATATCTCGGCATCGATTCTCCCTGGTGATCTCTGGGCTGACGAATATCCTGAAGCGGGTGAACGAAATGGTGCCGAGCGGCGTCGGTGGCCAGCGCTCGTTTCAATGCAGCGACCACGACCGGCACCGCTACGAGTCCATCATCATTGTCCTCGACACCCTCGAGAGTTGCCTCGCCAACCAGCCCAAGGACACTACCAAGTACGACGAGGCGATGAACGTCAAGCTACTCCTACGCGAGATCTGCCAGTTTATCG ATATTCCAAATGACAGTCCTCAGAACGCACATCTGAAAAATCTGGCAAGCAAAGTCTTATTCGCCCTCAGTTTGAATTTCTTTAGCGCTGTTTTCAATCGGATTTCCGCTCGTCTTCAAGAACTCTCAGTATGCATCGAGGAAAATCCGGATTACAGTGATATAGAACTGATACAGCATATTAATGTTGACGTTGATAGACTTACCAAACTTTTAACTG aaataaaccAAAAATTCCGGCAACTGAAGAAATCGGCGCACTTTGTGCTTATGAGTTCTTTAGAAAAGGCTGTTTGGAACTGGATGGATACGTATCCTCAAGAATTTGCAGATCTCCAGAAGAATCCAAACGATGAGCTTGTCAAAGCGTGCGGTGAACTCTTCGATATTCTGGACACATTTGCAGACAACAAGAAGGGCCGAGTGGCCGCGGTTTGGCCCTTGCAGATCATGCTGCTCATACTCACACCCAAGGTGCTCGAAGAGATCGTCAATGCAGATATGGGCGCGCCCTACTCGCCAGAGcacaagaagaaaaaatgttttatagaTAGTGTGAAAAAAGGCCTAGTTGCTCATGGAGGCTCAAATCGACAACTTGTCGAAGCGGCTGCCCTTACTTGCGTCAAGCTCTGCAAAGCCTCAACCTATGTCAGCAATCTTGACTCAAACAACGTGATATTCACTCTGGTGCAGCATGTCATACACGATTTGATATCCTTGCTTTTCAATCCGAACAAGCCTTTCTCCCGGGGCCAGAGTAACGTCGCACAAGACATCGATCTCATGATCGACTGCTTCGTCAGCGTCTTTCGCATCATGCCGCACAACAACGAAGTCTTCAAAGTCTGTCTCAATCTGAATTCGCCATCGACGTATCAATTCGTGCTCATTAGCTCTTTGTACAA AATTGTCAGTCAGCCTAGACTGCCATGGTGGCAGCAAATCGATCTCGTTTACTCGCGTAGTGCAGAACTGCGAAACATGTTTACAGATACGTTAAATAAAGTTTCTCAAAGTTACATATCACATACACCGTTGCGTATGATACAGAGCTTCACGCTAAAAGGCAAGGAACAGAGCAAATACAAAGATCGTGGAGAGGAGGTTACCAGTTATAGAAATCTTTTGCTTTGGATGGTTCGACTGATACATGCTGATCCAATGCTTATGTTAAAT AATCAAGGTAAAGCTGGCCACGAAATTCAAAGTTCCACCTTGGAGTTGATCAACGGTTTGGTCTCTCTCGTTCATCAGCCGACCATGCCAGACATTGCACATGAAGCTATGGAGGCCCTTCTTGTACTCCATCATCCCGATAAGATTAAGGCCTGGAATCCAGAAGCACCTATCAATACTTTCTGGGATGTCAGTTCACAGGTCCTTTTTTCCATATCGCAGAAACTCATACAGCATCAGATCGTCAACTACACCGATATTCTGAAGTGGTTACGAGAGATTCTCATTTGTCGTAACATTTTTCTATCACAGAATAAAGACTGTGCCAATGTAGGCAGCCAGATTGCTATCTGCAAACAAGCGCACATTAAACTAGAG gTCGTTTTCTTCATGTACCTGTGGAGCATAGATATGGAGGCAGTATTAGTCGCCATGTCCTGTTTTTCACTGCTCTGCGAGGAAGCCGAAATACGTTGCGGTAGCGATGAGGTGGCTGTTACCTGTCTGCTACCAAATTATCTCTTGTATGTTGAACTAGCTCAAGCTTCTACTGTTCTTACCACTG CCAGCGGAGAGAGTAGGATTTGTTATCATGAGAACAATCACG GTCGCGCAGCCTTACAAAAACGAATAATGGCTCTTCTCAGGAAAATTGAACATTGCGTTAATGGAGTTCAACCT GCTTGGGAAGAAACTTTTCGTAACTGGGAGCAAACTTGCCGTCAGCTAACGAACTacccaaaaaccaaagctgaGGACGGACAAGTCGAGTCGTTCCATCGAAGTGCAGGAAAACGTCGTGCTTCGCATCAGAACTCTGAACACGAACTCGAGGAACAGATAAACGAGTGGGCTAATATGACAGGCTTCCTTTGCGCACTTGGCGGCATCTGCCTTCAACGTCGTTCTCCTAACAGACCGTTGTCTGGTTTGCCACTAAATCCCGAGCCAAAGAAGGGTTCAGGCAAGCAGCAGCATCAACAGCAATCGGATAATGTCTCGTGCCTATCCAACTCCAGCCAGGAGGTCCAGTACTGTCCCGTCACGCAGTTCGTTTTTAACCTGCTTCGTCTACTCATCTGCAACAACGAAAAATTCGGGCCGCAAATACAGAAACACGTGAAAGAACTTGTCGGTCACGAGATGAGCCCAGCCCTGTATCCGATATTATTCGATCAGATTAAGAGTATTGTCGAGAAGTTTTTCGATCAGCAAGGACAAGTCATACTTATGGACGTCAATACTCAGTTTATCGAGCACACGATATTTATTATGAAGAATGTGTTGGATTCCAAAATCGATCAACTTTCGGAATACTTGGTAATGACGAGCATCGAAGGTATGACTCTGGCCATTGTGCGCTATGTACGTCATCTCGACATGACTGTGCACGCCATACACATCAAGACGAAGCTGTGTCAATTAGTCGAAGTGATGATGAAGCGTCGAGACGATCTGGCTTTCAGACAAGAGATGAAGTTCCGCAATAAACTAGTTGAGTACCTTACTGATTGGGTAATGGGTACCACACACCCCATAGCGCCACCAGGTGGTAGCGATTCTACACTTATAACCAg TATATACTTCAGGGAACTGGATCAAGCTTGCATGGAGGCAGTAGGTGCGCTTCTACGCGGTTTACCCCTGCAGCCCGAAGAATCTGACCGTGGCGATCTAATGGAAGCCAAGTCTCAACTGTTTCTCAAATATTTCACTCTATTTATGAATTTGTTGAACGACTGCAATGACGCCGCTGCCGAAGAAAAGGAAGTCGTCTCGCGGCAGCGTCTAACCACCGGCAAACTTTCGACTCTTAGGAACGCTACCATTCAAGCCATGAGTAATCTGTTAAGTGCGAATATCGACAGTGGACTTATGCATTCTATAG ACTTAGGATACAACCGCGATTTGCAGACAAGGGCTGCCTTTATGGAGGTATTGACGAAAATTCTGCAACAAGGTACGGAGTTCGATACCCTGGCCGAGACCGTATTGGCTGATCGTTTTGAGCAGCTTGTCCAGTTAGTAACAATGATCAGCGACAAGGGAGAGTTGCCAATAGCAATGGCACTGGCCAATGTTGTCACGACCAACCAGATGGACGAATTGGCGCGCGTCTTCGTCACCCTCTTCGACGCCAAGCATCTGCTTTCTCCGTTACTTTGGAACATGTTCTATCGGGAGGTCGAGGTTTCGGACTGTATGCAAACGCTCTTTCGGGGTAACAGTCTTGGCAGCAAGATTATGGCTTTTTGCTTCAAAATCTACGGAGCTAGTTATCTGCAGAGCTTGTTGGAACCTTTGATAACACCCCTTTTAAGCGATCCGATGACAAGCTTTGAGGTAGACAGTGCAAGAATTGACGTAAATGAGGATATCGAGCAGAATGGCAGAAATCTAATTGCTCTTACGCAGAAGGTTTTTGATGCTATTGTGTCTTCCGCTGAAAG ATTTCCGCCGCAACTGCGTTCGATGTGTCACTGCCTTTACCAAGTATTGAGCAAGCGCTTCCCTCAGTACCCACAAAACAACATCGGTGCTGTGGGCACGGTGATATTTTTGCGCTTTATCAACCCGGCAATAGTATCACCTCAGGAAATGGGAATCGTCAACAAGCCTGTGCCGCCACCGGTCAAGCGCGGCCTCATGCTCATGTCTAAGATTCTGCAGAACATTGCTAACCACGTAGAGTTCAGCAAGGAGCAGCACATGCTTCCCTTTAATGATTTTCTACGAGCGCACTTTGAGATAGCCCGGCGCTTCTTCATTCAAATAGCCTCAGACTGCGAAACCGTCGACCAGGCCAACCATCCTATGTCCTTCGTTTCGGATGCAAATGTGCTTGCGCTGCACCGGTTGCTTTGGAATCACCAGGAGCGTATAGGCGATTACCTGAGCAGCAGCCGCGATCACAAGGCTGTGGGCCGGCGACCTTTCGATAAGATGGCCACGCTTTTGGCTTATCTCGGTCCGCCCGAGCATAAACCCGTCGATTCACA TCTGCTGTTTTCATCTTCATACGCCAGATGGTCTAGCATCGATATGTCATCAACGAATTTCGAAGAAATAATGGTGAAACACAACATGCACGAGAAGGATGAGTTCAAGAACATAAAGAGTCTAAACATTTTCTATCAAGCTGGAACTAGTAAACTGGGCTATCcggtattttattacattgcCAGAAGATACAA AATCGGTGAATCAAATGGCGATCTTCTAATTTACCACGTAATCTTGACACTAAAACCGTTCTGTCACTCGCCATTCGAGCTGGTCATCGACTTTACGCATACATGTTCAGACAACCGCTTTCGTACGGAATTCTTACAGAAGTGGTTTTACGTACTGCCTGAGGTAGCTTATGAGAACATTCACGCAGCCTACATTTACAACTGCAACAGCTGGGTACGAGAATATACTAAGTACCACGACCGCATCTTGGCGCCCCTTAAGGGCAATCGTAAGGTTTTCTTCGTCGACGGACCCGGCCGATTTAAAGACCACATTGAATTGGACCAACAACGGTTGCCCGGCGCCACACTCTCGCTGGACGAGGATCTCAAGGTCTTCACAAGTGCTCTTAAATTATCGCACAAAGACACTAAGGTGTCGATCAAGGTTGGGCCTACTGCTATACAAATAACTTCGGCTGAAAAGTGCAAGGTTCTATCTCACTCCGTACTACTCAACGATGTCTACTATGCTTCCGAAATCGAGGAGGTCTGCCTCGTCGATGATAATCAATTCACGCTTACCATTTCCAACGAGGCTGGTCCACTCTCTTTTATTCACAATGACTGTGATAGCATCGTTCAAGCAATTATTCACATTCGCAATAG ATGGGAACTTTCCCAGCCCGATTCGATGTCGGTTCATCCGAAGATTCGGCCCAAAGATGTACCTGGCACATTGCTGAACATGGCACTTCTAAATTTGGGTAGTTCTGATCCGAATCTTCGCACAGCTGCTTACAATCAGCTATGTGCACTGACGGCGACTTTCGACCTTAAGATCGAGGGTCAGCTACTCGAAACGTCCGGTCTCTGCATTCCCTCGAACAACACCATCTTCATAAAGCATCTGAGCGAGACTCTAGCAGCCAATGATCCTCATCTGACTTTAGAGTTCCTGGAGGAGTGCATACAGGGCTTCCGAGTTTCAACGATTGAATTGAAACATCTCTGCTTAGAGTACATGACACCCTGGTTGAATAATCTTGTACGTTTCTACAAGCCTAGCGACGAAGGCGGCAAACGCCAGAAGCAGGTCACTCAGATACTTGAGAAATTAATCACGTTGACTATCGAAGAAGTAGAAATGTATCCAAGCATTCAAGCAAAAATTTGGAGTACTATAG gtCGACTACCAGATTTAATAGATACGGTTTTGGATAACTTCATCCAACGAAGCGTGCGTTATGGCTTCGGTTCTCCTATGGTCGAGATAATGGCTGATACTGCTGTAGCTTTGGCCTCTGGAAACGTACAGCTTGTTGCAAAGAAGGTTATCAGCCGATTGTGCCGAGTCGTTGACAAAACTTGTACCTCGCCAACGCCGCTACTCGAGCAGCATGCGATGTGGGATGACATCGCGATATTAGCGCGTTATTTACTCATGCTATCCTTTAATAACTGTCTAGATGTGGGCAAGCATTTACCATATCTCTTCCACACTGTGACTTTTCTCGTCTGCTCAGGCAGCTTGAGTATGAGGGCCTCGACTCACGGCCTTGTTATCAATATTATACATTCGCTTTGTACCTGCAGTTCGCCGTCGTTTTCTGAAGATACATATAGAGTACTAAGGATGAGCCTTGACGAGTTCTCTCTGCCTAAATTCTATTTGCTCTTCGGTATCAGCAAAGTCAAATCTGCCGCTGTGACTGCTTTTAG ATCAAGCTATCGTcattcaaatgaaaaatggTTCGGCAATGAACGCAGCATCGTAGCCTCTCAGGACCGTGAGAGACTCTCTCTGACCAGTCTAGAAGTCATTACAGACGCTTTACTGGAGATTATGGAGGCGTGTATGCGCGACATACCAAAGTGTGACTGGCTCAGAACTTGGACTTCCCTCGCTAAAAGCTTTGCTTTCTGTTTTAATCCCGCATTGCAGCCTCGCGCTCTTATCGTCTTTGGGTGCATCAGTAAGAGCATTACTGACCAAGATATTAAGCAATTGCTTCGCATCCTCGTTAAAGCTCTTGAGAGCTTTAACGACATCACTCTACTCGAGTCCATAGTTATGTGTCTCACTCGGTTGCAGCCTCTGCTGAGACCG GAATCGCCGATTCATCGCTACCTTTTCTGGGTTGCAACTTCTGTGCTCCAGTTAGATGAGGCATCGCTATATGCCTCGGGGTTGGCATTACTCGAACAGAATCTGCACACTTTAGATTCTCAGGGTACTTTTGATGACAAGACCTTAGAGTGTGTGATGATGTCTACCCGCGATCCACTAGAGTGGCACTTCAAGCAGCTTGACCACGCTGTCGGACTTTCTTTCAAATCCAAATTTCACTTTGCTCTTGTTGGACATCTGCTGAAAGGCTATCGTCATCCAACGCCCACGACTGTCACCCGGACCACGAGAGTACTCACGATGCTGCTTGCAATTGTCGCAAAGCCTCTAAGAAGGGACAAATTTGAGGTCACTCCTGAGAGCGTTGCATATCTAGCTG CTTTAGTATCCATATCTGAAGAAGTTAGAAGTAGATGCCACATTAGACATTCATTGAGTCGAAGTATTGGTGAATCCGGTAGCTCTGACTTTTTGGATACTCTCGATTCACATTGTGTA GAGATTTCCGCTAGTACAAGTAATCCAGTGAACCGAAGACAAAAATCTTTTGATTTACTTGACCAAACCGCAATAAGCCAAGCTAAGCTTCGAGCAT